From a single Miscanthus floridulus cultivar M001 chromosome 8, ASM1932011v1, whole genome shotgun sequence genomic region:
- the LOC136470425 gene encoding uncharacterized protein → MPLYKLLKKTNMFVWTEEAQQALESLKASLTLAPILVALELGEPLLLYIVASKHMVSAALVIKREEPGHTLKVQRPVYFVSEVLTNAKKLLHYITNHEVTIVTSYPLGEIIRNRDTAGRISKWALELMGHDIRYIPHTMIKSQALADFIAEWTEV, encoded by the exons atgcctctctacaaacttctcaagaagactaACATGTTCGTCTGGACAGAggaggcacaacaggctttggaaagcctcaaagcatcgctgacgttggccccaatcctcgtcgctcttgAACTAGGAGAAcctctcctcctctacatcgtggcaAGCAAACACATGGTCAGTGCCGCCCTCGTCATCaagagggaggagccgggacacacGCTAAAGGTCCAGCGACCGGTGTACTTCGttagtgaggtactcaccaaTGCCAAG aagctcctgcactacatCACCAACCACGAGGTCACAATCGTCACTTCGTACCCATTAGGGGAgatcatccgcaaccgcgacaCCGCTggccgaatctccaagtgggcactcgagctcatgggccacgacatcaggtatatcccccacaccatGATTAAGTCTCAGGCCCttgctgacttcatcgctgaatggacggaAGTCTAG